In a genomic window of Telopea speciosissima isolate NSW1024214 ecotype Mountain lineage chromosome 5, Tspe_v1, whole genome shotgun sequence:
- the LOC122661961 gene encoding 5'-3' exoribonuclease 3-like isoform X4, whose translation MGVPAFYRWLAEKYPLVVVDVVEEEPVEINDIAIPVDTSKPNPNNIEFDNLYLDMNGIIHPCFHPEDRPSPTTFEEVFQCMFDYIDRLFVMVRPRKLLYMAIDGVAPRAKMNQQRSRRFRAAKDAAEAAAEEERLRQEFEKEGRKLPPKQESQVFDSNVITPGTEFMAVLSIALQYYVHLRLNNDPGWRGIKVILSDANVPGEGEHKIMSYIRLQRNLPGYDPNTHHCLYGLDADLIMLALATHEVHFSILREIVYTPGQQDKCFLCGQVGHLAAACEGKAKRKSGEFDEKGEGAAVAKKPYQFLNIWTLREYLEYEMQIPNPPFEIDFECIVDDFIFICFFVGNDFLPHMPTLEIREGAINLLIAVYKKEFGPMGGYLTKSNKPNLSRVEHFIQAVGSYEDKIFQKRARLHQRQSERIKREKAQAKRGDDAEPQRGTDSAVPVGRYHGSRLASAPLPSPYQQTESSYSSGNSVSKKKDNQLGQATMVLSALNIKSKQSGAPDRKEVNIQGRKVARMSSGSSIGAAIVEAENNLKEEVEICENKEELKMKLKESLREKSDLFNSENPEEDKVKLGEPGWKERYYDEKFSAKTPDELETIRKDVVLKYTEGLCWVMHYYYEGVCSWQWFYPYHYAPFASDLKDLGQMNISFELGAPFKPFNQLMGVFPAASAHALPKHYQRLMSDPNSPIIAFYPTDFEVDMNGKRFAWQGIAKLPFIDEGRLLAEIKKIEHTLTEEEVRRNSVMFDMLFVACSHPLSPYIFSLDDRCKQLSDKDRIEVKERLDPNVSGGMNGYLSLCSGDPCPPVFKSPVAGMEDIMNNQVICAIYRLPDTHEHITRPPAGVTFPKKTVTLGDLKPPPILWHEDTGRKPFDNGRRNPPGTISGRQLGEAARRLVVNSLQVKRYTNGREQIHAQSPPYAVGTYGAPPSTYANGGGYHNLEHQRGGYHNLEHQRTARPGVNYTNHSSRFSPTTSVKNHSDHGYGQPYAPPAAPNPYERSSHHPQHVRSNQQASHNREHPMHNHPPGPFQNVRGPSYYSPRYVAQIPVATGASFPDGRYNGHMGYQASGASNQHRQQRGVWVPKSDQRVVGYPQQFNNGYSALDRGASKRPPPPLGYGRY comes from the exons TGTTTGATTACATTGATAGACTCTTTGTGATGGTGCGGCCACGGAAGCTTCTTTATATGGCTATTG ATGGTGTAGCTCCAAGGGCTAAAATGAATCAGCAACGTTCTAGGCGTTTCAGAGCTGCCAAAGATGCAGCGGAAGCG GCAGCAGAAGAAGAGCGGTTACGGCAAGAATTTGAGAAGGAGGGCAGAAAGCTACCTCCAAAACAGGAGTCACAAGTTTTTGATTCCAATGTTATAACTCCTGGGACTGAATTCATGGCTGTTTTGTCAATTGCTCTGCAGTACTATGTTCATCTCAGACTAAACAATGACCCAGGATGGAGAGGCATTAAG GTTATCCTTTCGGATGCAAATGTTCCTGGTGAAGGGGAACACAAAATTATGTCGTACATCCGCCTTCAAAGAAATCTTCCTGGCTATGATCCGAATACACACCACTGCTTATATGGTTTG GATGCAGATTTGATCATGTTGGCCCTGGCTACGCATGAAGTGCATTTTTCAATATTGAGAGAG ATTGTTTACACTCCTGGACAACAAGACAAATGCTTCCTATGTGGCCAAGTGGGCCATTTAGCAGCTGCTTGTGAAGGAAAAGCAAAGAGAAAGTCAGGAGAGTTTGATGAGAAAGGTGAAGGGGCTgctgtggccaaaaagccttacCAG TTTCTCAACATTTGGACTCTTCGAGAATACTTGGAATATGAAATGCAGATCCCCAATCCTCcatttgagattgattttgaatgCATTGTGGATGATTTTATATTCATATGTTTCTTTGTCGGCAATGATTTTCTGCCACATATGCCCACGCTGGAGATTCGCGAG GGTGCAATCAACTTACTAATTGCAGTGTACAAAAAGGagtttgggccaatgggtggGTATTTGACCAAATCAAACAAG CCAAATTTGAGCAGGGTAGAGCATTTCATTCAAGCAGTAGGGTCCTATGAAGATAAAATATTCCAGAAAAGAGCCCGCTTACATCAG CGGCAGTCAGAAAGAATTAAGCGTGAAAAGGCACAAGCAAAAAGAGGTGATGACGCTGAGCCTCAGCGTGGAACTGATTCTGCAGTACCAGTTGGCCGTTATCATGGTTCTCGTCTTGCTTCTGCTCCTTTGCCTTCACCATATCAACAAACAGAATCCAGTTACAGTTCAGGGAATTCAgtatctaaaaaaaaagataatcaGCTTGGCCAAGCTACCATGGTTCTGTCAGCACTTAATATTAAGAGCAAGCAATCTGGAGCACCTGATAGAAAAGAAGTTAATATTCAAGGCCGAAAAGTTGCACGCATGTCTTCAGGGTCATCCATTGGTGCTGCCATTGTTGAGGCTGAAAATAATCttaaagaagaagtagaa ATATGTGAAAACAAGGAGGAGTTGAAAATGAAGCTTAAGGAGTCACTTCGTGAGAAGTCTGACCTCTTTAACTCTGAAAATCCTGAAGAAGACAAG GTCAAATTGGGAGAGCCGGGGTGGAAAGAGAGGTACTATGATGAAAAGTTTTCTGCAAAAACCCCCGATGAACTTGAAACAATTCGGAAGGATGTT gTCCTAAAATACACTGAAGGTTTGTGTTGGGTCATGCACTATTATTATGAAGGGGTTTGCTCATGGCAGTG GTTCTATCCTTATCATTATGCACCCTTTGCTTCTGATCTCAAGGATCTTGGTCAGATGAACATAAGCTTTGAATTAGGTGCTCCCTTCAAACCATTCAATCAACTGATGGGGGTTTTTCCTGCTGCAAG TGCTCATGCGCTTCCCAAGCATTATCAAAGATTGATGAGCGATCCAAATTCACCAATTATTGCTTTTTATCCAACTG ATTTTGAAGTTGACATGAATGGCAAGCGGTTTGCGTGGCAG GGTATCGCGAAGTTACCTTTCATTGATGAAGGACGCCTTCTTGctgagataaaaaaaattgaacatacATTGACA GAGGAGGAAGTTCGGAGGAACAGTGTGATGTTTGACATGCTCTTTGTGGCATGTTCTCATCCTCTCTCTCCATATATTTTTTCTCTTGATGACCGTTGCAAACAGTTGTCAGACAAGGATCGGATTGAAGTCAAAGAAAGACTTGATCCAAATGTGAG TGGTGGGATGAATGGGTACCTATCACTTTGTAGTggagatccttgccctccagtcTTCAAGTCTCCTGTTGCTGGAATGGAAGACATTATGAACAATCAAGTCAT ATGTGCCATATACAGACTTCCGGATACACATGAGCATATCACTCGACCACCTGCAGGGGTTACATTCCCCAAAAAG ACTGTTACTCTTGGGGATCTCAAGCCACCGCCCATTTTGTGGCATGAAGATACAGGGAGGAAGCCATTTGACAATGGCAG GCGAAACCCCCCTGGAACCATTTCAGGTCGACAGCTCGGTGAGGCAGCACGTAGGCTCGTTGTTAACAGCTTACAGGTAAAGAGGTACACCAATGGGCGTGAGCAGATACATGCCCAATCACCACCTTATGCTGTGGGTACGTATGGTGCACCCCCTTCCACCTATGCAAATGGTGGTGGATATCACAATCTTGAACATCAGAGAGGTGGATACCATAATCTTGAACATCAGAGAACAGCACGACCTGGGGTTAATTATACCAATCACAGTAGTAGGTTTTCACCTACAACCAGCGTTAAGAATCACTCAGACCATGGTTATGGGCAACCATATGCTCCACCAGCTGCTCCCAATCCTTATGAAAGATCATCTCATCATCCTCAGCATGTAAGAAGTAACCAGCAAGCTTCCCATAATAGAGAGCATCCCATGCATAACCATCCTCCCGGTCCATTTCAGAATGTTAGGGGACCCAGTTATTACTCTCCTAGATATGTAGCACAAATCCCTGTTGCAACTGGAGCAAGTTTTCCAGATGGTAGATACAATGGTCACATGGGTTACCAAGCATCTGGAGCTAGTAATCAACACCGACAACAGAGAGGTGTGtgggtaccaaaatcagatcaaaGGGTTGTTGGTTACCCGCAGCAATTCAATAACGGGTACTCTGCATTAGACAGAGGAGCAAGTAAAAGGCCACCGCCACCTCTGGGATATGGTCGTTACTAG